Proteins co-encoded in one Cytobacillus sp. NJ13 genomic window:
- a CDS encoding YihY/virulence factor BrkB family protein, whose protein sequence is MGRTFSALIPNLWKRVEEDDVFGLAAQLAYFFLLSLFPLLIFLVTLVPYLPITQQDILNVVRDFAPGETMKLIETNIYEITQRNGKLLSFGIIATLWSASNGINAVVKAFNKAYDVKETRHFIIARGMAILMTFAMIFVFVLALLLPVFGRQIGLFISSEFGLSGQFLAIWNMVRWLVSPFILFVVFTGLYWIAPNKKLTCISAVPGAIFATVGWVLSSLAFSYYVSSFGNFSATYGSIGAIIVLMIWFYISGIIIIIGGEINAINSKINKEDC, encoded by the coding sequence ATGGGACGAACTTTTTCGGCTCTGATTCCAAACTTATGGAAGAGAGTAGAAGAAGATGATGTGTTTGGACTTGCTGCCCAATTGGCGTATTTCTTTCTTCTCTCTCTTTTTCCGCTGCTGATTTTCCTGGTCACACTCGTTCCTTATTTGCCGATCACACAGCAGGATATCTTAAATGTTGTCCGTGATTTTGCACCAGGAGAGACCATGAAGCTTATTGAAACCAATATCTATGAAATTACGCAAAGAAATGGAAAGCTGCTTTCCTTTGGGATCATCGCAACGCTCTGGTCAGCTTCAAATGGAATCAACGCTGTGGTGAAGGCTTTTAATAAGGCGTATGACGTAAAGGAAACCCGTCATTTTATTATTGCACGCGGGATGGCGATATTAATGACATTTGCGATGATTTTTGTGTTTGTGCTGGCGTTGCTGCTTCCTGTTTTCGGAAGACAGATTGGTTTGTTTATATCTTCGGAATTTGGTTTGTCAGGCCAATTTTTGGCGATATGGAATATGGTCCGCTGGTTAGTGAGTCCATTCATCCTTTTTGTGGTGTTTACAGGGTTATACTGGATTGCCCCCAATAAAAAGTTAACATGTATAAGCGCTGTGCCTGGTGCCATTTTTGCAACAGTTGGCTGGGTGCTGTCATCCCTTGCCTTTTCATACTATGTCAGCAGCTTCGGCAATTTTTCCGCGACATATGGGAGCATTGGGGCCATTATCGTGCTTATGATCTGGTTTTACATATCGGGCATCATCATCATTATTGGCGGGGAAATCAATGCCATCAATTCTAAGATCAATAAAGAGGATTGCTGA
- the cax gene encoding calcium/proton exchanger: MTNKVFMILAFVGVPVSVIGTLMHWSNILLFVIYCITIIALASYMGRATESLAIVAGPRIGGLLNATFGNAVELIISIFALKAGLVGVVLASLTGSVLGNLLLVAGLSFFVGGVKYKTQSFNVYDARHNSGLLMFAVIVAFVIPEVFSMTMDEAETITFSIGISVILIALYLAALFFKLVTHRGVYQSNGEDGGSHEEETPEWSKGKAIAVLAISTIAVAYVSENLVHTFEEVGEAFGWTELFIGVVIVAIVGNAAEHASAIIMAYKNKMDIAVEIAVGSTLQIAMFVAPILVLLSLMFPAAMPLVFTMPELIAMVTAVLLMIVIGNDGETNWFEGATLLAAYVIMGIGFYLL, translated from the coding sequence ATGACAAATAAAGTTTTCATGATATTGGCGTTTGTAGGTGTGCCGGTGTCTGTAATCGGAACATTGATGCATTGGTCCAATATTTTGCTGTTTGTGATCTATTGCATCACCATTATCGCATTAGCCAGCTATATGGGAAGGGCGACAGAAAGCCTTGCCATAGTAGCCGGCCCCCGAATTGGAGGGTTGCTGAATGCCACCTTTGGAAATGCGGTTGAACTGATCATTTCGATTTTTGCTTTAAAGGCCGGCCTGGTTGGTGTTGTTCTTGCATCACTGACAGGATCCGTATTGGGGAATTTACTGTTAGTTGCAGGACTTTCATTTTTCGTTGGCGGAGTTAAATACAAGACCCAGTCCTTTAATGTCTATGATGCCCGTCATAACTCAGGACTTCTGATGTTTGCCGTCATTGTGGCTTTTGTGATTCCTGAAGTTTTTTCAATGACAATGGATGAAGCTGAAACGATTACTTTCAGCATAGGCATCTCTGTCATTTTAATAGCTCTTTATTTAGCGGCCTTGTTCTTCAAACTGGTCACTCATCGGGGCGTCTATCAGTCTAACGGGGAAGACGGAGGCTCTCATGAGGAGGAAACTCCGGAGTGGAGCAAAGGAAAAGCCATTGCTGTACTTGCCATTTCGACCATTGCCGTTGCTTATGTGTCAGAGAATCTGGTTCACACCTTTGAAGAAGTTGGAGAAGCGTTTGGCTGGACAGAACTGTTTATTGGGGTAGTTATTGTGGCAATCGTGGGAAATGCAGCTGAGCATGCTTCAGCCATCATTATGGCTTATAAAAATAAAATGGATATAGCTGTTGAAATTGCTGTTGGTTCCACGCTGCAGATTGCAATGTTCGTAGCACCGATCCTTGTACTGCTTTCATTAATGTTCCCGGCTGCAATGCCCCTTGTCTTTACAATGCCTGAGTTAATTGCCATGGTGACAGCGGTGCTGCTGATGATTGTCATTGGCAATGATGGAGAAACCAACTGGTTTGAAGGCGCCACTCTGCTGGCAGCTTACGTTATAATGGGAATCGGATTTTATCTTTTATAG
- a CDS encoding YfkD family protein, with protein MKKYVSILFLGLILMLSFHPAAEAQKGTEKPAKQPPKAIAVPNSVLNVTKENTYPNPAQDMPTLQPSELTQQLIDSSKVKIENPDLIRMLNETSVSSTPFALGYRAIVYLGQWPLNYESAETSPNWEYQRINTNYFDNRGGKALYQIHYVQEAQKVVRGGLTAKVPNAEDVKKMMLLKAMEKSGLPLAFETIVGAGTKKDHIYNIPPKRLGYLYGYAPAINEKGKVTYGEVYLMLKGSKKMIVIKNVTSQGIGAWIPIQDHVTFGFVVSERPR; from the coding sequence ATGAAAAAATACGTAAGCATTCTTTTTTTAGGTCTTATATTAATGCTGTCATTCCATCCGGCCGCAGAAGCGCAGAAAGGGACTGAGAAACCGGCAAAACAGCCGCCGAAGGCTATTGCTGTCCCTAATTCGGTGCTGAATGTTACTAAGGAAAATACGTATCCGAATCCGGCGCAGGATATGCCGACACTCCAGCCGAGTGAATTAACCCAGCAGCTCATTGATTCATCCAAGGTTAAAATCGAAAATCCGGATCTCATTCGGATGCTGAATGAAACTTCTGTGAGCAGCACTCCGTTCGCACTCGGATACAGAGCCATCGTATATCTCGGTCAGTGGCCGCTTAATTATGAGTCTGCTGAAACCTCCCCTAATTGGGAATATCAGAGGATTAACACGAATTATTTCGACAACCGCGGCGGCAAGGCTCTTTACCAGATTCATTATGTGCAGGAAGCCCAAAAGGTTGTCCGTGGAGGTCTGACTGCCAAGGTTCCCAATGCCGAGGATGTAAAAAAGATGATGCTTCTCAAAGCTATGGAGAAATCCGGTCTGCCTCTTGCTTTTGAAACGATTGTTGGCGCAGGCACCAAAAAAGATCATATCTATAATATTCCGCCCAAAAGATTGGGGTATCTATACGGCTATGCTCCTGCAATCAACGAAAAGGGGAAAGTAACGTATGGAGAAGTGTATTTAATGCTAAAAGGCAGCAAGAAAATGATTGTCATTAAAAATGTCACTTCACAGGGAATAGGTGCCTGGATTCCGATTCAGGATCATGTGACGTTTGGGTTTGTTGTTTCCGAAAGGCCTAGATAA
- the ggt gene encoding gamma-glutamyltransferase, with product MGYRRGKSLSKDMEKQSYERETAVGTAGMVVSPHSVATDIGEKILREGGNAVDAAAAIQFALNVVEPMMTGIGGSGFLMVYDNKKKDVKIYDGHTRAPKGVHPEMFLNGDGEVIDFRKRSTHGTAVGIPGILKAFDTAIKEHGSKSLADLIQPAIKAAESGVEVNWVMEEALQNFHYRLGDEAKAFYFPEGKSLKEGDRLVKDHLARTFRILQKEGIASFYEGEIAEAIVETLKEEGGFMTLEDLKNYRLTIDEPIWGEYKGYKIASSAPPSAGGVTVIQILKMLEKFDLSQYDAKSWEKYYLITEAMRLAFADKVAYSGDPEFSDLPIEGLLHDDYIAERVKAINFKRRNDAIDFGNPWKYQEGEPKPIIRQPDDLEKSETTHFTVVDQWGNIAACTSTVEHPFGSGIMVKGYGFLLNNELTDFDANPGGINEPNPDKRPVSCKSPTILFKDDQPVLTLGSPGGPTIIGSVFQTIVNIIDHKMNLKEAIEEPRIFATTGPLIEWEPGISMESKGEMESSGFEFGDKPSRIGNVQAIQIDREKGRLYGAADSSREGKAAGITEEQIKS from the coding sequence ATGGGTTATAGACGAGGGAAATCATTATCAAAGGATATGGAAAAACAGTCTTACGAAAGAGAAACAGCAGTTGGAACTGCAGGGATGGTAGTCAGCCCTCATTCAGTTGCCACGGATATAGGTGAAAAAATACTGCGGGAGGGCGGCAATGCAGTAGATGCTGCAGCAGCCATCCAATTTGCTTTAAATGTAGTAGAGCCAATGATGACAGGCATTGGAGGAAGCGGATTTTTAATGGTTTATGACAATAAAAAGAAAGATGTAAAAATATATGATGGCCACACAAGGGCGCCAAAAGGCGTGCATCCGGAAATGTTCCTGAATGGCGATGGGGAAGTAATCGATTTTCGCAAACGCTCTACGCATGGAACAGCGGTAGGGATTCCGGGTATCTTAAAAGCTTTTGATACAGCTATTAAGGAACACGGTTCAAAGTCATTAGCCGATCTGATCCAGCCGGCAATCAAAGCTGCTGAGAGCGGTGTGGAAGTGAACTGGGTGATGGAGGAAGCTCTTCAAAACTTTCATTACAGGCTGGGTGATGAAGCGAAAGCCTTTTATTTTCCGGAAGGCAAATCTCTAAAAGAAGGTGACAGGCTAGTCAAAGATCATTTAGCCAGGACATTCAGGATCCTGCAAAAAGAAGGAATAGCCTCCTTTTATGAAGGAGAGATAGCAGAAGCCATCGTAGAAACTTTAAAAGAAGAAGGCGGCTTTATGACGCTTGAGGACCTAAAGAATTACCGGCTTACCATTGATGAACCGATATGGGGCGAGTATAAAGGCTATAAGATTGCTTCGTCAGCTCCTCCAAGTGCAGGCGGAGTAACAGTCATCCAAATACTAAAAATGCTGGAGAAGTTTGATTTAAGCCAGTATGACGCAAAGTCCTGGGAAAAGTATTATCTGATTACCGAAGCCATGCGTTTGGCATTTGCGGACAAAGTTGCCTATTCAGGTGATCCGGAATTTTCAGATCTCCCTATTGAAGGCCTGCTTCATGATGATTATATTGCTGAAAGGGTTAAAGCCATTAATTTTAAAAGAAGAAATGATGCGATTGATTTTGGCAACCCTTGGAAATATCAAGAAGGCGAACCAAAGCCGATTATCCGCCAGCCTGATGATTTAGAGAAAAGTGAAACAACTCATTTCACGGTTGTCGACCAATGGGGCAATATTGCCGCATGTACATCAACCGTTGAGCATCCATTTGGGTCAGGGATTATGGTAAAGGGCTACGGATTCTTATTAAACAATGAGCTTACAGACTTTGATGCCAACCCTGGCGGAATCAATGAACCAAATCCGGACAAAAGACCAGTCAGCTGCAAAAGCCCGACGATCTTATTTAAGGATGACCAGCCCGTTCTAACTCTTGGTTCTCCAGGCGGGCCGACCATTATTGGCTCGGTTTTTCAGACGATCGTGAATATCATTGATCATAAGATGAATTTAAAGGAAGCCATTGAAGAGCCTAGAATCTTTGCCACCACAGGCCCGCTCATTGAATGGGAGCCGGGAATAAGCATGGAATCCAAAGGCGAAATGGAATCAAGTGGATTTGAATTTGGAGATAAACCAAGCCGAATCGGGAATGTTCAGGCCATTCAGATCGACCGGGAGAAAGGCCGTCTATATGGTGCTGCTGACTCCAGCCGTGAAGGTAAGGCAGCCGGAATTACAGAGGAGCAAATCAAAAGCTGA
- a CDS encoding YtxH domain-containing protein produces MGKSLFWKGVLYGALAGGALSLLDKSTRETVFNNCRKTSSNVGYYIKHPSEAVNQVKDVSNKVKTAIDQVSEDVAFITGTVEEIREMAPEVTQIVQNTKQAFSDIKQKGSSELPEKSSDDSVQIPH; encoded by the coding sequence ATGGGGAAATCATTGTTTTGGAAAGGTGTACTATATGGAGCACTTGCAGGCGGTGCGCTAAGCCTTCTTGACAAATCCACAAGGGAAACCGTTTTTAATAATTGCCGGAAAACGTCCAGCAATGTCGGCTATTACATAAAACACCCAAGTGAAGCAGTGAATCAGGTGAAAGATGTTTCCAATAAGGTCAAAACAGCTATTGACCAGGTTAGTGAAGACGTCGCTTTTATTACTGGGACCGTTGAAGAAATAAGAGAAATGGCACCGGAAGTAACACAGATTGTCCAGAATACAAAGCAGGCATTTTCAGATATTAAGCAGAAGGGATCAAGTGAACTGCCGGAAAAATCTTCTGACGATTCAGTTCAGATTCCGCATTAA
- a CDS encoding acyl-CoA dehydrogenase family protein, whose product MKFQDLHTAEERIQLMEKLSETFLSRAGKNDEEGLFPFENIKELKESGYTSLTVPKRYGGKKISLSEFLCLQEKIAEGDGSTALSIGWHMGIIKSLGEKNNWEESVFKDLCEEVKKGALMNNCATEPQTGSPTRGGKPVTTARKEEGFWIINGRKSFTTMAPVLDYFNVSATIEESGEIGNFLIPRSSEGLEIEETWDSIAMRGTGSHDLLLKNVRVKEEALVELFQPGKKGAAGWLLHIPACYLGIAQAAQDYAITFAKNYSPNSISGAIIDLPNVQQKIGEMELELMRARHFLYSVAKKWDEANDETRSRMQPELGAVKLAVTNAAIIVVDLAMRVAGARSLSAKNPLQRYYRDVRAGLHNPPMDDITIQALAKNAIN is encoded by the coding sequence ATGAAATTCCAAGACTTACATACAGCTGAAGAAAGAATCCAGCTCATGGAAAAACTCTCGGAAACGTTTTTATCAAGAGCTGGAAAAAATGATGAAGAGGGTCTTTTCCCCTTTGAAAATATAAAAGAACTCAAAGAATCAGGCTATACATCATTAACAGTCCCCAAACGATACGGAGGAAAGAAAATCTCCCTTTCTGAATTTCTATGCCTCCAGGAAAAGATTGCTGAAGGAGATGGATCCACAGCCTTATCCATTGGCTGGCATATGGGCATTATCAAAAGCCTTGGCGAGAAAAATAACTGGGAAGAATCCGTATTTAAGGATTTATGTGAAGAAGTGAAAAAGGGAGCATTAATGAATAACTGTGCAACAGAACCGCAGACGGGCAGCCCGACAAGGGGAGGAAAGCCGGTTACCACTGCCAGAAAAGAAGAAGGTTTCTGGATCATTAATGGCCGGAAGAGCTTTACGACTATGGCCCCTGTGCTTGATTACTTCAATGTGAGCGCCACGATTGAAGAAAGCGGAGAAATAGGAAATTTCTTAATTCCGAGAAGTTCCGAAGGCTTGGAGATAGAGGAAACATGGGACAGCATTGCCATGAGGGGAACGGGAAGCCATGACCTTCTTTTAAAAAATGTAAGGGTGAAGGAGGAAGCGCTTGTTGAGCTGTTTCAGCCTGGCAAAAAAGGAGCAGCCGGCTGGCTTCTCCATATACCGGCCTGTTATTTAGGCATTGCACAGGCTGCTCAAGATTATGCCATTACATTTGCTAAAAATTATTCCCCGAACAGCATTAGCGGTGCCATCATTGATTTGCCCAATGTTCAGCAAAAAATTGGCGAGATGGAGCTTGAACTCATGAGAGCACGCCATTTTCTCTATTCCGTTGCAAAGAAATGGGATGAAGCAAACGATGAAACCAGAAGCAGGATGCAGCCTGAATTGGGAGCAGTTAAGCTGGCTGTGACAAACGCTGCCATTATAGTAGTCGATTTGGCTATGCGGGTTGCAGGTGCTCGCAGTTTATCAGCAAAGAATCCTCTGCAGCGCTATTACAGGGATGTGCGTGCCGGACTGCATAATCCGCCAATGGATGATATAACGATTCAAGCTTTAGCAAAAAACGCTATAAACTAA
- a CDS encoding MFS transporter, which yields MNKETMRFWILISIVAISGFSQGMLLPLIAIIFENDGISSSLNGLNATGLYIGILLISPFMEYPLRKYGYKPVIILGGLLVVVSLILFPLWKSFWFWFILRLLIGIGDHALHFGTQTWITSFSPENKRGRNISLYGLFFGVGFAVGPLMAPLVKINETVPFIISSILCLIAWLFLFTLKNDFPEQSIEINSFRETMKRFSKATKYGWVAFLPALGYGFLEASLNGSFPIYGLRIGLEVSSVSLLLTSFAIGGIIFQLPLGIMSDKFGRRNVLMSILFIGFISFVAASMLEELVFALTVCLFIAGMAVGSTFSLGITYMADLMPKNLLPTGNLLCGVAFSIGSLIGPYFGGLFIELFKSISFFNIISVMLLIIFGAVTLFGSKQEVLEKSQSF from the coding sequence ATGAATAAAGAAACAATGCGTTTTTGGATTCTCATCAGCATTGTTGCCATCTCAGGTTTTAGCCAGGGAATGCTCCTTCCTTTAATTGCGATTATTTTTGAAAATGACGGCATTTCCTCCAGTTTGAATGGTTTGAATGCAACAGGTTTATACATTGGAATCCTGCTCATCTCTCCTTTTATGGAATATCCATTGCGAAAATACGGCTATAAACCGGTTATTATCCTTGGAGGTTTATTAGTGGTGGTATCTCTCATCCTGTTTCCTCTCTGGAAATCCTTTTGGTTTTGGTTCATTCTCCGGCTGTTAATTGGAATTGGCGACCATGCCCTGCATTTCGGAACCCAAACATGGATCACATCCTTTTCACCTGAAAACAAACGCGGCCGGAATATCTCATTATATGGACTTTTCTTCGGTGTAGGATTTGCAGTAGGGCCATTAATGGCACCGCTTGTAAAAATTAATGAAACCGTGCCATTTATCATTTCTTCCATACTTTGTCTGATTGCCTGGCTGTTCTTATTTACTTTGAAAAATGACTTCCCTGAACAGTCCATTGAAATCAACTCATTCAGGGAGACAATGAAGCGTTTTTCAAAAGCCACAAAATATGGATGGGTTGCCTTCTTGCCTGCGCTGGGCTATGGATTTCTTGAAGCCTCCTTGAACGGCAGCTTCCCTATCTACGGCCTGCGCATCGGGCTGGAAGTTTCAAGTGTTTCCCTGCTGCTGACTTCATTTGCAATCGGCGGAATCATATTTCAGCTTCCATTAGGGATCATGAGTGATAAATTCGGAAGACGCAATGTGTTAATGAGTATTCTTTTTATCGGGTTTATCAGCTTCGTCGCCGCAAGTATGCTCGAAGAACTGGTTTTTGCTCTGACAGTTTGCTTATTCATTGCCGGCATGGCCGTCGGATCAACCTTTTCACTTGGCATCACCTATATGGCAGACTTAATGCCAAAAAACCTGCTCCCAACCGGCAACCTGCTATGCGGTGTAGCATTTAGCATCGGCAGCCTGATTGGCCCCTATTTCGGCGGCCTTTTCATTGAATTATTCAAATCCATAAGCTTCTTCAATATTATCAGTGTCATGCTTTTGATTATTTTTGGCGCAGTCACATTGTTTGGGAGTAAACAGGAGGTATTGGAGAAAAGCCAGTCGTTTTAA
- a CDS encoding heavy metal translocating P-type ATPase, with the protein MSMEAKALLKSSNVSEENLLEKIKPHAELIAALLSGVLIMAGWLLDRSQMEAASIAAYLLAFIIGGFAKAKEGIEETIENKELNVEMLMIFAAIGSAIIGYWTEGAILIFIFAVSGALETYTMNKSHKEISSLMELQPEEALRIIDGSEERVHVSELEIGDLILVKPGERVPSDGMIVKGHSSLDEAAITGESLPVSKGADDQVFAGTVNLNGSITVEITKPNNETLFQKIIELVQSAQSEKSPSQLFIEKFEGTYVKVVLAVVVLMMFAPHFLLGWSWTETFYRAMILLVVASPCALVASIMPATLSAISNGAKHGILFKGGVHLENLSHLKAIAFDKTGTLTKGKPEVTDVVVKDGLSREDLLLKVASIESHSNHPLANAIVKYAKETLSESLIRPESIEDVTGFGVKAKVDQDEWKIGKASFVGKTEAKAFAEAAADRMASEGKTVVFVQKNEEVIGLISLKDVVRKETKQAIDLLKQQGIYTIMLTGDSQTTAAAIASESHVNEHIAECLPENKVEHLKKLKETYSNVAMVGDGINDAPALATANVGIAMGEGTDVALETADVVLMKNDLPKIAEAIELSNRMNRIIKQNVIFSITVIMFLIASNFLQILDLPYGVIGHEGSTILVILNSLRLLRS; encoded by the coding sequence ATGAGTATGGAGGCAAAGGCTCTGCTTAAAAGCAGCAATGTATCTGAAGAAAACCTTTTAGAAAAAATCAAACCACATGCTGAACTGATTGCCGCACTCTTAAGCGGTGTATTGATTATGGCAGGCTGGCTATTAGACCGAAGCCAAATGGAAGCTGCATCAATTGCCGCTTACCTGCTGGCTTTTATTATCGGCGGCTTTGCGAAAGCAAAAGAAGGCATCGAAGAGACCATTGAGAATAAAGAACTGAATGTTGAAATGCTGATGATATTTGCTGCGATCGGATCAGCCATTATCGGCTATTGGACAGAAGGCGCAATCCTGATATTTATCTTCGCGGTCAGCGGCGCATTAGAAACATACACCATGAACAAAAGCCATAAAGAAATCTCTTCCCTTATGGAACTGCAGCCAGAAGAAGCACTGAGGATCATAGACGGGTCTGAGGAACGTGTGCATGTGTCTGAACTGGAGATCGGGGATTTAATCCTGGTGAAACCAGGTGAGCGGGTTCCATCGGATGGAATGATCGTAAAAGGCCATTCATCATTGGATGAGGCAGCCATCACGGGTGAATCACTGCCAGTTTCCAAAGGGGCAGATGACCAGGTATTTGCCGGTACTGTGAATTTAAACGGATCGATTACAGTTGAAATAACAAAACCAAATAACGAAACCCTTTTTCAAAAAATCATTGAGCTTGTTCAATCAGCCCAAAGTGAGAAATCTCCTTCACAGCTTTTCATTGAAAAGTTTGAAGGAACCTATGTCAAAGTGGTATTGGCTGTTGTCGTTTTAATGATGTTTGCTCCTCATTTTCTTTTGGGATGGAGCTGGACAGAAACCTTTTACCGGGCAATGATTCTGCTTGTCGTCGCTTCACCTTGTGCCCTGGTTGCATCGATCATGCCCGCGACTTTATCAGCCATTTCAAATGGTGCGAAACACGGAATTCTGTTTAAAGGCGGCGTGCACCTCGAAAACTTAAGCCATCTTAAAGCAATCGCCTTTGATAAAACCGGCACACTGACAAAAGGAAAACCGGAAGTAACCGATGTAGTAGTCAAGGATGGTCTTTCCAGGGAAGATCTGCTTCTAAAGGTAGCTTCCATTGAGAGTCATTCAAACCACCCGCTTGCAAATGCCATAGTCAAATATGCCAAAGAAACACTATCAGAATCCCTTATTCGTCCGGAAAGCATTGAAGATGTTACCGGATTTGGAGTCAAAGCCAAAGTTGATCAAGATGAATGGAAAATCGGCAAAGCCTCTTTTGTCGGTAAAACAGAGGCCAAGGCATTCGCAGAAGCTGCTGCCGATCGCATGGCAAGTGAAGGAAAAACTGTTGTCTTTGTACAGAAAAATGAAGAAGTAATTGGCCTTATTTCCTTGAAGGATGTTGTCCGTAAAGAAACCAAACAGGCAATTGACCTTTTGAAGCAGCAAGGAATTTACACCATCATGCTTACTGGAGACAGCCAGACAACGGCAGCCGCAATTGCCAGCGAAAGCCATGTTAATGAGCATATAGCTGAATGCCTGCCTGAAAACAAGGTGGAGCATTTAAAAAAGCTGAAGGAAACATACAGCAATGTCGCCATGGTCGGTGACGGAATAAACGATGCCCCTGCCCTTGCAACTGCGAACGTGGGAATCGCCATGGGCGAAGGAACGGATGTAGCGCTTGAAACAGCTGATGTTGTCTTAATGAAAAATGACCTGCCGAAAATTGCAGAAGCCATTGAACTTTCAAACCGCATGAATCGCATTATCAAACAAAATGTCATCTTCTCTATAACGGTCATTATGTTTCTAATTGCATCCAACTTCCTGCAGATACTTGACCTTCCTTATGGGGTAATCGGCCATGAAGGGTCCACCATCTTAGTTATCTTAAACAGCCTGAGGTTATTGAGATCATAA
- a CDS encoding OsmC family protein: MEFKMKEEAGFYTDLPFGRLDVAGDEEYGFRPYQLLVASLAVCSGGVLRKIMKKMRMEFEDIEIKTSVERNPEAADRVEKVHIHFIIKGTDLNEAKLHKAMELTRKNCSMVRSVEGSIEIEETFELI, encoded by the coding sequence ATGGAATTTAAAATGAAGGAAGAAGCAGGCTTCTATACCGATTTGCCATTTGGACGCCTGGATGTTGCCGGGGATGAAGAGTATGGCTTCAGACCGTACCAGCTGCTTGTCGCTTCGCTGGCTGTGTGCAGCGGGGGTGTTTTGAGAAAAATCATGAAAAAAATGCGCATGGAATTTGAAGACATCGAAATAAAAACCAGTGTGGAAAGAAATCCTGAAGCCGCTGACCGTGTGGAGAAGGTACATATTCATTTCATCATAAAAGGAACGGACTTAAATGAGGCCAAACTTCACAAAGCAATGGAATTGACTAGAAAAAATTGTTCAATGGTGCGCTCAGTGGAAGGAAGCATCGAAATAGAAGAGACATTTGAACTTATTTAA
- the yfkAB gene encoding radical SAM/CxCxxxxC motif protein YfkAB: MHMKTQLSPITPENDPWEAYSDIDQHGKLVLSNIEFTTTVLCNMRCEHCAVGYTLQPRDPDALPIDLMLKRLDEIPLLSSLSITGGEPMLSKKSVANYVAPLLRYAHERGVRTQINSNLTLELARYEEIIPYLDVLHISHNWGTEKDFIEGGFAMMERKPTIEQRQRLFNRMIENSRELVKAGVMVSAETMLNKRTLPYLEKIHKQITEEMHCQRHEVHPMYPSDFASSLETLTLEEMRSAIHHLLDIRDENTWMLFGTLPFYACSSNKEDLELLRRLHSSNNVTVRNDPDGRSRLNINIFTGDVIVTDFGDTPPLGNIQTDQLEDIYQKWSRTELADSLNCHCAGVRCLGPNVLVKNSYYKDTDFKTRRSNI; this comes from the coding sequence ATACATATGAAAACACAACTTTCACCTATCACACCGGAAAATGATCCATGGGAAGCTTATTCCGATATCGATCAGCACGGAAAATTGGTGCTTTCAAATATTGAATTCACAACAACTGTATTATGTAATATGCGCTGTGAACACTGCGCTGTCGGCTATACACTTCAGCCCAGGGACCCCGATGCCCTGCCCATTGATTTGATGCTTAAGAGGCTGGATGAAATTCCTCTTTTAAGCTCACTGAGCATTACCGGCGGGGAGCCTATGCTTTCAAAAAAATCGGTTGCAAATTATGTTGCGCCGCTGCTTCGCTATGCACACGAAAGAGGGGTCAGAACTCAGATTAATTCTAATCTGACATTGGAGTTAGCCCGGTATGAAGAAATCATTCCTTATTTGGACGTCCTTCATATTTCTCATAATTGGGGAACTGAGAAGGATTTTATCGAGGGCGGCTTTGCGATGATGGAGCGAAAGCCGACAATCGAGCAGCGTCAGCGGCTTTTTAACAGGATGATTGAAAACAGCAGGGAGCTCGTGAAAGCGGGGGTGATGGTTTCTGCTGAAACAATGCTCAACAAACGGACATTGCCTTATCTGGAAAAAATCCATAAACAGATTACAGAAGAAATGCACTGTCAGCGTCATGAGGTCCATCCGATGTATCCATCAGACTTCGCCTCGTCATTAGAAACTTTAACTCTTGAAGAAATGAGATCAGCCATCCATCATCTGCTGGATATCCGGGATGAGAATACATGGATGCTGTTTGGCACCCTTCCCTTTTATGCCTGCAGCAGCAATAAAGAAGACCTGGAGCTTTTAAGAAGACTGCATTCATCAAATAATGTAACCGTCCGGAATGACCCTGACGGAAGATCACGGCTGAATATAAATATTTTCACCGGCGATGTCATTGTCACTGACTTTGGCGATACACCGCCTCTTGGAAATATCCAAACTGATCAGCTTGAGGATATTTATCAAAAGTGGAGCAGAACTGAACTCGCTGATTCTCTGAACTGTCATTGTGCGGGGGTTAGATGCCTAGGCCCTAACGTTCTTGTAAAGAACAGCTACTATAAAGATACAGATTTTAAAACAAGACGCTCGAATATATAA